Sequence from the Streptobacillus felis genome:
CACAAAATTAAGTATATTTATTTAGATTGAAATAAAAGGTTAAAAATTGTTAAAAAAAATGGAGGATTCTAAAAAATTTAGAATTCTCCATAATTTTTTTAGGCTATTTCGGAACAGCCCCTTATTTATACATCAAAATAATTAAATTATAATTAAAAAAATATTGAAATTTTATTTTTATGTGGTAAAATAATATTGTAGTAAAAGTGTGACTTAATATTTATTGACATATTAATAAAAAAATGATAATATTTAAACATGATAAAGATCATACCACACTTGCAAATGCAGTGAAACAGGGTATGATCGTTTTTTTTTAGGAGATTTTATGAATTTAAAAAAAATTAGTGCATCTTTAAAGAAACCTTTAAGTTATAAAGAACAACTAGAAAAATTAATTAATGATAAAAATGTATTAGTTAAGAATGAAGAGGAATCAGAAGCTTTAGAATATTTAAAAAGTGTAAATTATTATTTTATTTCTGGTTATTTATTGCCATATAAATATAAAAAAGATGATGGTACTGAAGCTTATTCAGAAATTGAATTTAAAAAAATAAAAGAGATGATTGAATTTGATTATGGTCTAAAAGAAATATTAATGCCAATTATTTCAAAAATTGAGAAAAGTATTAAAACTAATATTGCATATTATTTTGCCCATAATTATAGATATGGTAATATTGCATATATTGATTTTATGGCATTTAAAGATCCAAAATTAAGTAAAAAGGATACTAAAAATATAAAAATAAAAAAAAATCACGATAGATTATTAAAAGAGATTGAAAACATGAAATATAATAATAAAAATTTAGCCTTTGTAAAGCATCATTTAAAAGAATATGGAGGTAATATACCTATATGGGCTATAATAGAATTATTCACATTTGGTAATCTATGTAAATTTTATTCTATGTTAAACAATTCTACCCAAAAATCAATTGCTATATCATTTGAAATTAAATCAAAAATTTTATTTGAAAAATGGCTAGAAGAATTGAGAAGATTTAGAAATTTAATTGCACATGATCAAAGATTATATAATTTGAGAATTCAGACACCACCAAAGCACAAATTTTATAATAAATAAAATAGAAATTTTATTCAAAAAATATCTGTATATAGAAAAGGAAAGAATAGGATTCTATAGTAATTGGAAAGATGATTTAATAAATAGATTCTAAAATAAACTTTGTAGCTAACCTATTTAATTATATTTATACAAACATTTTTAGAATTAAATGGGGATGAAAAATCATCCCCAAAATTATCTATATTTCCATTCCTGATAAAAAATCTGTTATGTGTATTACAGGAATTCCTTCATATATACCTATATCAGAATATGTATTTACTATTACAATTTTTTTATATCCAGTTTTAAGATTTAATAAATTACTTATTTCTCTATCATCATTTTCAGGTAATTTATCAGCTACTTGAATGAAAATTAATTCATCATTTTTCTTTGCAACAAAATCAATTTCTTTTTTACCTATTACACCTATAGATACATCATAACCTCTTCTCTTTAATTCAATAAATACTATGTTTTCAAGTCTAGTTCCATAATTTCTATTTTTATTTATCTTAACGGTATATAGACCTGTATCAACTGCATAATACTTAAAATTAGATGAAAGATATTTTCTACCTTGTATGTCATATCTCATTGATTTATAAAATAAAAAAGATTTTTCTAGTATGTCAACATAATTTTGTACAGTATTATTACTAATTTTGATTCCAGATGATACTAAAGTGTTCGCTATCTTATTTATATTTATCAATTGACCTACATTATCTAGTAAGAATAGTATAATTCTTTCAAGTATAGCAACATCTCTAATATTTGATCTATACGATATATCTTTAAGAACTATACTAGAATAAATACCTTGTAAAACATCTTTTTTAATTTCAATATCATTTGATAATACTACGCTAGGAAAAGATCCATATTCAAAATATTCTTTCCATTTTAAATCTATCTTTTCTTTATCATATTTTTTAAATTCCAAAAATTCATTAAAGGAAAGTGTATACATATTTATTTCTATATATCTACCAGCTAAATATGTTGCAAGTTCTCCTGATAATAATTCTGAATTTGAACCAGTTATATATATATCAGAATTATATGAAACTCTTAAACCATTAATAACTTTTTCCCATCCATTTACCTTTTGTATTTCATCAAAAATAAAATAGTATTTAGTATCATTATTAACTCTTGTTTTAATATATTCATAAAGTTTTAAGTAATCTAATATATCTATAAATTCCAATGCTTCAAAATTCATATATATAATATTTTTTTCATCTATACCACTATTTAGAAGTTCTTGTTTTAGTAACTTAAGTAAAAAAGATTTACCACATCTTCTAACTCCTGTAATTACTTTAATATATTCTGTATTAATGTATTTTTTTAATTTATCCATATATATTTTTCTATTAAACACAAACACCACCTCAATTTCATTATACTGAAAAAAAATATAAATTTCAACAAAAATTTCAGTATACTGAAAAAATAAATAAAAAACAAAAAACTTTGTGAAAACATTGACAAATGGGGGGTGCTATAATAGTGATATAAATTAGAAGTGGAGGAAGTTTTATGGGATTTGGAGATTTATTAAAAAAAGGGTTAAGTGCAGTAGGTAAACAATTAAAAGAATCATATAATAATAGTTCTATGGGAGATACAGTATATAGAACTATGATAGAAACACATGAAAAAAATGGTAAATATGCGGAAGCTGAAAAAATAAGAGAAAAATTGAGAAAAAGGGAAGAAGAAAGAAGAAAGAATAAAAATGAAAAAAATGATAGGTAATTAATAAAGTTTTAAAATACATTAAGAGAAAGGATGGGATTTTATGAAATTTTCAATTTCATTACAAGATAGGCAAACAGGTAAAATTACAAATGTTTGGATTGAAGCAAAAAATTTAAGTGAAGCAAAAGCTATTGCAATGAGAGATTACGGGATAGCATATATTGTGAGATAAAAAATATAAAGGAGGAAAATATTATGCCAAAATTTATTTGTTTAAAATGTAATACAAAGATGGGATGCACTAGAGGTAATCCTGGTAGATATGCATGCAGACAAGGTGGATATTGTGAATGGATGGAAATAGAATAATTAGTGAATATAATTTTGAAATTAAATTAAGAACAGATAGAGAAATTACTAAGATTAGAATTATTAAAAGAAAATTGATTGAAAAATAGTTTAAAATTATAAAAAGTACCAAAATAATTTATTGTAATAAATTTGAGGTTCTTTTTTTGTATGTAATAAAGTTATGTACCTATAGTTTGCCTTTAAAAATATCAGATAACATATTATTAATTAAGTAAAAATCAGGATTTTAGTTTTTTATCTTTGTTGACATTAAGTGACTAGGTAAGTAATGTAATTTTCATTTTATCAAAATGATAAAAAAATAACAAATAATAAATAACAATAATAATTAATAAATATCTTGACAAAAAAATAAATCGAGATATATTATTAATAGGAGACATTGATATGGAAGGTGAAAATATGACTGAAGTTAAAGATTTAATTGATGAGAAATTAATTTGTTTAGATTTAGAAGCAAAGAATAAAGAAGAAGTAATTAAGAAAATGGCATGTTTAATTCATGAAGATCATAAACTATGTTGTCTACCAGATTGTGATGAAAATAACGAGGAATGTAATGCAGTTAAAGGATACATAAATTCATTATTTGAAAGAGAAGCATCATTTTCTACAGCAGTTGGTTATTCATTTGCTATTCCACATGGTAAATCATGTTGTGTAGATAAGGCTTGTATAGCTTATTCAAGATTAAAAGAAGAAATACCTTGGGATGAAGAAGAAAAAGTTAAACATATATTTATGATAGGGGTATCAGATAAGAACGCAGGTAATGAGCATTTAGAAATATTAATTAAATTATCAACTTCAATACTTGAAGATGACTTTAGAGAAAAATTAGATAATGCAAAAGAAAAAAGAGAAGTAATTGAGTTATTAGAAAAATATTCAGAAAAAGAAAGATAAAAAGGAAAGGTGATAATTATGAAAATTTTAGGAGTTACAGCATGCCCATCAGGAGTTGCACATACATATATGGCAGCAGAGGCACTAAAAAAAGCAGCACAAGCGAGAGGATATGAAGTCAAGGTTGAAACACAAGGACAAATTGGCATAGAGAACGAAATTACTATGGAAGATGTTAAAGATGCAGATGTTGTTGTATTAACAACTGACATAGGAATAAAAAATACTGAAAGATTCACAGGGAAACCAATTGTAAGAGTAGGAATTAGTGACTTAGTTAAAAAAGCACCAGCATTAGTTGCTAAAATAGAAGAAGCTTTAAAAAATAGAAAATAATAAATAGAGAAAATTTAACAGGGAGAGTATTATTATGAAAGATCTATTAAAGAACATGAAACAACATTTAATGACAGGAGTATCATATATGATTCCTTTCGTTGTAGCTGGAGGGGTATTACTTGCATTAGCTGTAATGATTTCTGGTAAAGCAGCTGTACCTGAAACAGGATTTTTAAAAAGTATGTCTGATATAGGGATAGCTGGTTTAACATTATTTGTTCCAGTACTAGGAGGATTTATAGCATTTTCTATGGTTGATAGACCAGGTATAGCACCAGGTATGATAGCAGCATATTTAGCTAACACAAAAGGTGGAGGATTCTTGGGTGGTATTATTGGTGGTATATTAGCAGGTATAGTTGTATATTACCTAAAGAGAATAAAAGTACCTAAAGTATTATCTTCTGTAATGCCTATCTTTATAATACCGCTAGTAGGAACTTTTGTAGCAGGTATGATAGTTGTTCTATTCATTGGTGAACCAATAGGTGCATTCATGGCTGGATTAACAGGATGGTTACAAGGAATGCAAAATAGTTCTAAAATTATTCTTGGATTAATATTAGGAGCGATGATAGCATTTGATATGGGTGGACCATTGAATAAAGTTGCATTCTTCTTTGCAGCAGCAACAGTATCAACTTCACCAAATATTATGGCAGCAGTTGGGGCAGCAATTTGTACACCACCAATAGGATTAGCTTTAGCAACTTTCTTATTTAAGAATAAGTTTACTGTAGCTGAAAGAGAATCAGGAAAAGCAGCTTTAATTATGGGAAGTGTTGGAATTACAGAAGGAGCAATACCATTTGCAGCAGCAGATCCAATTAGAGTTATTCCATCAATAATGGTAGGAGGAGCAGCAGCTTCTGTAACTTCATTATTATTAAATGCAACAAATAACGCTGCATGGGGTGGCTTAATAGTTTTACCAGTTGTTACAAATAGAATAGGATATATTATAGCAATAATAGTTGGAAGTGTTGTAACAGCAGTTATGGTTTCTTTACTTAAAAAACCAGTATCAGAAGTTGAAGAAAAAAAAGAAGAAAATAACGATAGCATAGAGCTTGACATAACTTTCTAGAATAAATTAATTGAAATAAGGCCTTAGGGCCTTATTTAACATTTATATGAAATTGTTTTATCTTATTTCTTGTAATATTTTCTATATCACTATCGATTATAATACAATTAAAATCAGTTAAAGAAGAAAATATATATTTTCCATCTTGCTCAATTTTTGATTTTTCAGTAATTAAATATCTGTGTTTACTTGAATTTATAATACATTTTTTTGTTAGACCATCATCTTCTTCATATGTAGATACAATACCTGTATCTATATTTATTCCTATGGTACCTATGAATGATTTAGTGATATTGTACTTTTTTATTTGTTCAACCGAAGATAATCCAACAAATCCACCAATTATTTTATTACAATTTCCACCTATACCAATTAGTTTTGCTTTTGTATCAATATTTGTAGAAAATAGATGCATAATATCTATCATGTTTGTAATGATTGTTACATTCATGTTGTTCTTTATTATTTCTTGTGCTAATAAATAATTTATAGAAGATATATCTAAAAATATTAGATCACCTTCCTTTATTTCTTCTAATGCTTTTAATGCAATTTTTTGTTTATTTTCAACATTTTTTGATATTCTTGATGAAATAGTTAAAGTTTCTGCAGAATGCCTGATTTTTATAGCACCACCATAAGTTCTTTTCAGATAGCCAGCTTCTTCTAATTTAGATAAATCTTTTCTGATTAAATCTTTAGAAACTTTAAAATAATCACTTAATTCATTAACTTTTACTTTATTATTTTCATTTATTAACTTAATAATCTTATCCAAACGTTCTTGAACAAACATATTTACACCTTCTTTAGATTTTTATTTATAGTATATATTAAAATAATTATTTTATCAACATTAACAACAAAACAATAAAAAACAATAAAAATATTGACAAAACACGAAATTTGAGGTAATATAATATTGAAAATACAAGACTTGGAGGTATATGAATGAATCAAAGAATTCAAGGTTTAAAGGAAGATTTATTTAAGAATAAAAGAGAAATATCAATAGAAAGAGCTCTACTTTATACAGAAAGTCATAAAGAAACAGAAGGAATGCCTGAAATAATTAGAAGAGCACTTGCAACTAAAAATATATTAGAAAAAATGGAAATATCTATTAGAGAAAATGAAATTATAGCTGGTAATAGAACAATTAAACCAAGAAGTGGTATTATTTCACCTGAAATGGATCCATATTGGATAGATAAGGAAAAGGATACTATACATAATAGACCTCAAGATCAATTTATTTTTACTGAAAATGATAAAAAAATATTTTGTGAAGAACTTTATCCTTATTGGGCAGGAAAATCTTTAAAGGACTCATTAAATGGAATAGTTAGAGAAGAAATTCAAACTGCAGTAAATGAAAAAGTATTTAGTTTGAATCAAACTGATAAAGGTCAAGGACATATTATTCCTGACTTTGAATTAGTATTAAATAATGGTTTTGAAAAGTTAATATCTGAAGTAGAAAAAAAACTTGAAGAAAAACCAGATAATGACTTTTTAAAAGCTTCATTAATTACTTTGAAAGCATCAATATCTCATATTGACAGATATGTTGATTTGATAGATAAATTAATATTAGAAGAAAAAGATGAAAATAGAAGAAAAGAATTAAAATTAATGTTAGAAGTTTCAAAAAATATTTCTAGAAAACCTGCAAATAACTTCATTGAAGCATTGCAATTATTATGGTATACAAGTATTATACTTCAAATGGAATCAAATGCAAGTTCGATTTCATTAGGTAGATTTGATCAATACTTATGGAAATATTATGAAAAAGATATAGCAGAAGGTAAAGACCCAGAATTCTTAAAAGAGTACCTAGAAGCATTCTATATTAAAACTAACGATGTGGTGCTATTAAGAAGTGAAAGTTCAGCTAAATTCTTTGCTGGATTCCCTTCAGGATATACAGCACTTTTAGGTGGGTTAAATATATATGGGCAATCAGCAGTAAATGAACTTTCATATGTTTGTTTAGATGCATATCAAGATATTAGATTACCTCAACCTAATTTTGGTGTAAGGGTAAATGATGTAGAACCTAGAAGATTTATCAAAAAAACATGTGAGACTATTGCCTTAGGAACTGGAATACCTCAATTATTTAATGATGACGTAATTATACCATCATTCTTATCTCGTGGCGTTTCACTTGAAGATGCAAGAGATTATTCTGTAGTAGGTTGTGTTGAATTATCACTTCCAGGTAAACTTTATGGACTACATGATATTGCAATGTTAAATATTATGAAAATAATGGAAAAAGTTCTTTATTCGTTTAGAGATAGAGAAGTTAATTTTGATATCATACTTGAAGAAATAAAAAATAAGATAGCCTATTATGTATCATTAATGGCTGAAGGAAGTAATTTAGTAGACTTAGGTCATAGAAAATATGCACCAGTTCCATTACTTTCAACTTTAATGGATAATTGTATAGAAAATGCTAAAGATATTACAGAAGGTGGGGCTAAGTATAATTTTTCAGGAGTTCAAGGAATAGGTCTTCCTAATTTATCAGATTCATTAATGGCTTTAAAAACTTTTGTTTTTGATGAAAATAAATATACATTTAATGAAGTATTAGATGCAATGATTAATAATTTTGAAGGTGAATACTACCAAGATATGAGATATAACTTTATTAACAATGCAAATAAATTTGGAAATGATATTGATGATGTTGATCAAATAAGTGCTGATATATTAAGATTCTACTGTAAAGAGGTTGAAAAATATACTAATCCAAGAGGAGGAATATTTACTCCAGGTTCTTATACAGTTTCAGCACATATTCCTTTAGGGGAAGTAGTTGGTGCTACTCCTGATGGAAGATATAAAGGTGAACAACTTGCTGATGGAGGATTATCTCCTATGTTTGGAAGAGATATATTTGGTCCAACAGCAGTACTTAAATCATTAAGTAAATTGGATAATGTATTATTAACAAATGGTAGTTTATTAAATGTTAAATTTAGTCCTTCAGCCCTAAAAGATGAAAAAGGAATTAACAATTTTGTAAACTTTATTTATGCTTATATGAAATTAAAATTAACACACATTCAGTTTAATGTTGTTGGAGTAGAAACACTAAAAGAAGCACAAAAAAATCCTGAAAAATATTCTAATTTAGTTGTAAGGGTTGCAGGTTATAGTGCATTCTTCAGTGAATTAAATAAAAAAATACAAGATGATATAATTCATAGAACAGAACATAATCTTTAAGGGAGAAAAAAATGAAAGGTCTAATCTTTAATATACAAAGATTTTCTTTAAATGATGGTGAAGGAATAAGAACTATAGTGTTTTTTAAAGGTTGTCCTTTACTATGCCCTTGGTGTTCTAATCCTGAATCACAAAGTTTTAAAATAGAGAAGATGAAGGATAAAAATAATGAAGGTAAGTATAAAACTGTAGGTAAGTATTACCAAATAGATGAATTACTTAAAGAAGTGTTGAAAGATGAAATATTTTTTAATACATCTGGTGGAGGTGTTACACTTTCAGGTGGTGAGATATTATCTCAAGCTGATTTTGTTGTAGAATTTTTAAAGAAATTAAAAGAAAATGATATAAATACAGCTATAGAAACTTGTGGTTTTGGTAATACTGAACAATTTAAAAAAATTCTTAGGTATACAGATACAGTATTATTTGATTTGAAGATAATGGATAATGAGAAATCAAAGCAAATAATTAGAGGAAATTCAGAATTAATCATTAGAAATTTTGAAGAGGCATGTAAAAATAATTATGTTATTCCAAGAGTTCCATTTATTCCTGGATATACAGATAGTGAAGAAAATTTGGAAAAAATTATAGAAATAATCAAAAAAAATGATAGAGATATAGTACACATACTTCCATATCATAATTATGGTTCATCTAAATATGAATTATTGGATAGAATATATGATTTAGAGAATGTAGAAATACCTTCAAATAAAAGAATGAATGAAGTAAAAAAATATATTGAAAATAAAGGATTAAAAGTAATAATAGGAGGATAATATGCAATATTATTTAGATACAGCAAATATAGAAGACATTAAGAGAATAAATAACATCTACCCTATAATGGGTATAACAACTAATCCTAGTATAATAGCTAAGGAAAAGAGAAATTTTAAAGAAATGATAAAAGAAATACAAGAAGTTCTAGGAAAAGATAAATATATACATATACAATTAGTTGGGGAAACAGCTGAAATAATGATAGAAGAGGCAAAAAAATTAATAGAAACATTTGGTGAAAATATATATCTAAAAATACCAGTAACAGAACAAGGTATTAAGGCTATGAAGGAATTATCAAAAGAAGGGCAAAGAATTACGGCTACAGGAATATTATCACCACAACAAATAGTAATGGCTGCAGAAGCTGGTGCAGAATATATGGCACCATATATAAATAGATCAGATAATATAGGTGAAAGTGGAGTAGAAATAGTAAAAGATGCACAAAAGATATTAGATAATGTAAGAATAAGTGATGAGGAATGTAAGAGAAGATTTAAGAGGGTATTTGAACCAAAGATATTTGGAGCATCATTTAAGAATGTAAGACAGGTACATGAAGTAATGTTAGCTGGAGCAAAATCAGTAACAGTAGGTACAGAAGTATTTGATAGATTAATATATCATCCATATACAGATTGGAGTATGGAAAAGTTCAATGAAGATTGGCAAAAAGTTTATGGAGATAAAAATTTATTAGATTTATTATAAGAATGGAAAGTGGACAATATAAATGTCCACTTTTTTTTAAAATATATAGAAGGTAAACATATTAATTTAGATGAAATTAATTATAAAGAAGAAATAAATGAGCTATTACCACAAAAAATTGCAACGATATAATTTTAATACAAAAAGATTTATGCACCAATAAACTAAAAAGTTTTTGGTGCATTTTATTTAAATATATTTTGATAAAAATTTATTAAATAGGTGGCAAACTCGGGACTTTCTCTGAAGATTAATAAGAAGATAGATGCTCTTGGAGACATCTATTTTTCATATATAAGGAAAAGTAAAAATAAATGTAGTAAAAATAAAATTTTATGATATAATAAAAATAAAAATTTATATAAAATGAAAGGAGTAAAATGGGAAGTAAATTTTTAAGAATATTGTATAATTTTTCACTATTAATTCCTTGGTTATTAATAAATTCTGCTATATCAAT
This genomic interval carries:
- a CDS encoding Abi family protein, producing the protein MNLKKISASLKKPLSYKEQLEKLINDKNVLVKNEEESEALEYLKSVNYYFISGYLLPYKYKKDDGTEAYSEIEFKKIKEMIEFDYGLKEILMPIISKIEKSIKTNIAYYFAHNYRYGNIAYIDFMAFKDPKLSKKDTKNIKIKKNHDRLLKEIENMKYNNKNLAFVKHHLKEYGGNIPIWAIIELFTFGNLCKFYSMLNNSTQKSIAISFEIKSKILFEKWLEELRRFRNLIAHDQRLYNLRIQTPPKHKFYNK
- a CDS encoding ATP-binding protein, encoding MFNRKIYMDKLKKYINTEYIKVITGVRRCGKSFLLKLLKQELLNSGIDEKNIIYMNFEALEFIDILDYLKLYEYIKTRVNNDTKYYFIFDEIQKVNGWEKVINGLRVSYNSDIYITGSNSELLSGELATYLAGRYIEINMYTLSFNEFLEFKKYDKEKIDLKWKEYFEYGSFPSVVLSNDIEIKKDVLQGIYSSIVLKDISYRSNIRDVAILERIILFLLDNVGQLININKIANTLVSSGIKISNNTVQNYVDILEKSFLFYKSMRYDIQGRKYLSSNFKYYAVDTGLYTVKINKNRNYGTRLENIVFIELKRRGYDVSIGVIGKKEIDFVAKKNDELIFIQVADKLPENDDREISNLLNLKTGYKKIVIVNTYSDIGIYEGIPVIHITDFLSGMEI
- a CDS encoding PTS sugar transporter subunit IIA yields the protein MEGENMTEVKDLIDEKLICLDLEAKNKEEVIKKMACLIHEDHKLCCLPDCDENNEECNAVKGYINSLFEREASFSTAVGYSFAIPHGKSCCVDKACIAYSRLKEEIPWDEEEKVKHIFMIGVSDKNAGNEHLEILIKLSTSILEDDFREKLDNAKEKREVIELLEKYSEKER
- a CDS encoding PTS fructose-like transporter subunit IIB; this translates as MKILGVTACPSGVAHTYMAAEALKKAAQARGYEVKVETQGQIGIENEITMEDVKDADVVVLTTDIGIKNTERFTGKPIVRVGISDLVKKAPALVAKIEEALKNRK
- a CDS encoding PTS fructose transporter subunit EIIC is translated as MKDLLKNMKQHLMTGVSYMIPFVVAGGVLLALAVMISGKAAVPETGFLKSMSDIGIAGLTLFVPVLGGFIAFSMVDRPGIAPGMIAAYLANTKGGGFLGGIIGGILAGIVVYYLKRIKVPKVLSSVMPIFIIPLVGTFVAGMIVVLFIGEPIGAFMAGLTGWLQGMQNSSKIILGLILGAMIAFDMGGPLNKVAFFFAAATVSTSPNIMAAVGAAICTPPIGLALATFLFKNKFTVAERESGKAALIMGSVGITEGAIPFAAADPIRVIPSIMVGGAAASVTSLLLNATNNAAWGGLIVLPVVTNRIGYIIAIIVGSVVTAVMVSLLKKPVSEVEEKKEENNDSIELDITF
- a CDS encoding DeoR/GlpR family DNA-binding transcription regulator; translated protein: MFVQERLDKIIKLINENNKVKVNELSDYFKVSKDLIRKDLSKLEEAGYLKRTYGGAIKIRHSAETLTISSRISKNVENKQKIALKALEEIKEGDLIFLDISSINYLLAQEIIKNNMNVTIITNMIDIMHLFSTNIDTKAKLIGIGGNCNKIIGGFVGLSSVEQIKKYNITKSFIGTIGINIDTGIVSTYEEDDGLTKKCIINSSKHRYLITEKSKIEQDGKYIFSSLTDFNCIIIDSDIENITRNKIKQFHINVK
- a CDS encoding formate C-acetyltransferase, which gives rise to MNQRIQGLKEDLFKNKREISIERALLYTESHKETEGMPEIIRRALATKNILEKMEISIRENEIIAGNRTIKPRSGIISPEMDPYWIDKEKDTIHNRPQDQFIFTENDKKIFCEELYPYWAGKSLKDSLNGIVREEIQTAVNEKVFSLNQTDKGQGHIIPDFELVLNNGFEKLISEVEKKLEEKPDNDFLKASLITLKASISHIDRYVDLIDKLILEEKDENRRKELKLMLEVSKNISRKPANNFIEALQLLWYTSIILQMESNASSISLGRFDQYLWKYYEKDIAEGKDPEFLKEYLEAFYIKTNDVVLLRSESSAKFFAGFPSGYTALLGGLNIYGQSAVNELSYVCLDAYQDIRLPQPNFGVRVNDVEPRRFIKKTCETIALGTGIPQLFNDDVIIPSFLSRGVSLEDARDYSVVGCVELSLPGKLYGLHDIAMLNIMKIMEKVLYSFRDREVNFDIILEEIKNKIAYYVSLMAEGSNLVDLGHRKYAPVPLLSTLMDNCIENAKDITEGGAKYNFSGVQGIGLPNLSDSLMALKTFVFDENKYTFNEVLDAMINNFEGEYYQDMRYNFINNANKFGNDIDDVDQISADILRFYCKEVEKYTNPRGGIFTPGSYTVSAHIPLGEVVGATPDGRYKGEQLADGGLSPMFGRDIFGPTAVLKSLSKLDNVLLTNGSLLNVKFSPSALKDEKGINNFVNFIYAYMKLKLTHIQFNVVGVETLKEAQKNPEKYSNLVVRVAGYSAFFSELNKKIQDDIIHRTEHNL
- a CDS encoding glycyl-radical enzyme activating protein, whose product is MKGLIFNIQRFSLNDGEGIRTIVFFKGCPLLCPWCSNPESQSFKIEKMKDKNNEGKYKTVGKYYQIDELLKEVLKDEIFFNTSGGGVTLSGGEILSQADFVVEFLKKLKENDINTAIETCGFGNTEQFKKILRYTDTVLFDLKIMDNEKSKQIIRGNSELIIRNFEEACKNNYVIPRVPFIPGYTDSEENLEKIIEIIKKNDRDIVHILPYHNYGSSKYELLDRIYDLENVEIPSNKRMNEVKKYIENKGLKVIIGG
- a CDS encoding transaldolase family protein gives rise to the protein MQYYLDTANIEDIKRINNIYPIMGITTNPSIIAKEKRNFKEMIKEIQEVLGKDKYIHIQLVGETAEIMIEEAKKLIETFGENIYLKIPVTEQGIKAMKELSKEGQRITATGILSPQQIVMAAEAGAEYMAPYINRSDNIGESGVEIVKDAQKILDNVRISDEECKRRFKRVFEPKIFGASFKNVRQVHEVMLAGAKSVTVGTEVFDRLIYHPYTDWSMEKFNEDWQKVYGDKNLLDLL